Proteins encoded together in one Petrotoga mexicana DSM 14811 window:
- a CDS encoding chorismate mutase — MGSEYKVVGIRGATSLTEDHPMKVTENVIELWNEIMNKNDISRIISVIFSVTPDIKSLNPATILREKLDLNNVPFMSLEEASFNDSRKKIIRVLIICESSTQNFVYLHEAKNLRTKKE, encoded by the coding sequence ATGGGTTCTGAATATAAGGTAGTTGGAATTAGGGGAGCAACTTCTTTAACTGAAGATCATCCAATGAAAGTAACTGAAAATGTTATAGAGCTATGGAATGAAATAATGAATAAAAATGATATATCACGTATAATATCGGTGATATTTTCTGTAACACCTGACATCAAAAGTCTCAATCCTGCTACCATTTTACGTGAGAAATTAGATCTGAATAACGTTCCTTTTATGAGTTTAGAAGAAGCTTCATTTAACGATTCTCGAAAAAAAATAATAAGGGTGCTGATTATTTGTGAAAGCAGCACCCAAAATTTTGTATACTTACATGAGGCAAAGAACTTAAGAACAAAAAAAGAATAA
- the infB gene encoding translation initiation factor IF-2, which translates to MSKTRIYEVAKELGMNSKELMEFLEKELNISVKSHMSTIEEETVQAIKDLIEEERQAKKEVKKQKEPPKEKKKTPEKIKVKEKLEEEPVEEKPVREVTITTQEITLDILAKRLELEQNDIIKDMFMKGIVLRPGQKLDKTMAEEIAMNYNVILNFEIEKKEPEEGKEEDIETILTKKWNDIYEKEKDKLAPRPPVVTIMGHVDHGKTTLLDKIRNTHVADKEEGGITQSIGAYQIEYNDQKITFIDTPGHEAFTEMRARGAQVTDIVVLIIAADDGVMPQTIEAYNHAKSANVPIIVAINKIDKPNANIELTKQQMVSKLNLIPEDWGGNTITIPISAKTGKGIDELLEMIILVAEMQEIRCIPEGNARAVIIESRVDKAMGPLGTVIVKDGILKVGDDFISGSTYGRVRRMINDRGESLKRAVPSTPVQVLGFNDVPNTHSIMYVVDSKEEARALAEKIKEKEEEKSKGPAKRHMRLEDIMQKMEEEEKKKLNILLKANTYGEIEALKNAIQKFENPEINIEIIHAGIGPVSTSDIMLASASDAIVLGFRVKADSKALKMAEAEGIEVRRYNIIFDLIDDIKKALEGMLEPIQKEELTGNGVIKEEFKIKGVGKIAGVQVNEGYVQRDGGVRIYRNGGLVADVKIKSLKHYKDEVKSIEAPKECGIQFENFEDFTKGDELEFYKHVFVKRELDLEQKTK; encoded by the coding sequence GTGTCGAAGACCCGAATATACGAAGTCGCGAAGGAGTTAGGAATGAACTCTAAAGAATTAATGGAATTTTTGGAAAAGGAATTAAATATCTCTGTCAAAAGTCATATGAGCACTATAGAAGAGGAAACGGTGCAAGCTATTAAGGATCTTATTGAGGAAGAAAGGCAAGCTAAAAAGGAAGTAAAAAAGCAAAAAGAACCGCCAAAAGAAAAGAAAAAGACTCCAGAAAAAATAAAAGTCAAGGAAAAATTAGAAGAAGAACCTGTCGAAGAAAAGCCCGTAAGAGAAGTCACTATAACTACGCAAGAAATAACGCTTGATATTTTAGCGAAACGCCTCGAATTAGAACAAAACGATATTATAAAAGATATGTTTATGAAAGGTATAGTATTAAGGCCAGGTCAGAAACTAGATAAAACCATGGCAGAAGAGATTGCAATGAATTATAATGTTATATTGAATTTTGAAATTGAAAAAAAGGAACCAGAAGAAGGAAAAGAGGAAGATATAGAAACCATACTTACCAAAAAGTGGAACGATATTTATGAAAAAGAGAAAGACAAATTGGCTCCACGTCCACCGGTTGTCACTATTATGGGACACGTTGATCATGGGAAAACGACTCTATTAGATAAAATTAGAAATACCCATGTTGCTGATAAAGAAGAAGGCGGTATTACTCAATCTATAGGTGCTTACCAGATAGAGTATAACGATCAAAAGATTACTTTTATCGATACCCCTGGTCATGAAGCATTTACAGAAATGAGAGCCAGAGGAGCTCAAGTTACGGATATAGTTGTTCTTATCATTGCGGCAGATGATGGGGTGATGCCTCAAACAATAGAGGCTTATAATCATGCAAAAAGTGCCAACGTTCCTATAATAGTGGCGATAAATAAAATTGACAAACCTAATGCCAACATTGAATTAACAAAACAACAGATGGTATCTAAACTCAATCTTATTCCAGAAGATTGGGGTGGAAATACTATAACTATTCCAATTTCTGCAAAAACAGGTAAAGGAATCGATGAGTTATTGGAAATGATAATTCTAGTAGCTGAAATGCAGGAGATAAGATGTATCCCTGAAGGAAATGCTAGAGCAGTGATAATAGAAAGTCGGGTTGATAAGGCTATGGGGCCTTTGGGAACGGTTATAGTTAAAGATGGGATATTGAAAGTTGGAGATGACTTTATTTCAGGTTCTACTTATGGTAGGGTCAGAAGAATGATAAATGACAGAGGAGAAAGTTTAAAAAGAGCCGTTCCTTCCACTCCTGTACAAGTTTTAGGTTTTAATGATGTTCCGAACACACATTCTATTATGTATGTGGTTGATTCAAAAGAAGAAGCTCGAGCATTAGCAGAAAAAATCAAAGAAAAAGAAGAAGAAAAAAGTAAAGGTCCAGCTAAAAGACACATGAGGCTTGAAGATATTATGCAAAAAATGGAAGAAGAAGAAAAAAAGAAATTAAATATTCTATTAAAAGCCAATACTTATGGAGAAATAGAGGCTTTAAAGAATGCTATTCAAAAGTTCGAAAATCCAGAAATAAATATAGAAATTATACACGCTGGGATAGGACCGGTAAGCACAAGCGATATAATGTTAGCTTCCGCTTCAGATGCAATTGTTCTGGGCTTTAGAGTAAAAGCTGATTCAAAGGCATTAAAGATGGCAGAAGCTGAAGGAATAGAAGTTAGAAGGTATAATATTATATTTGACTTGATTGATGATATCAAGAAAGCTTTAGAAGGTATGTTAGAGCCTATTCAAAAGGAAGAGCTCACTGGAAATGGTGTAATTAAAGAAGAGTTCAAGATAAAAGGTGTAGGAAAAATTGCTGGTGTTCAAGTAAATGAAGGTTACGTTCAAAGGGATGGCGGAGTTAGAATCTATAGAAATGGTGGTTTAGTTGCCGATGTGAAAATTAAGAGTTTGAAACATTATAAAGATGAAGTTAAATCCATTGAAGCACCTAAAGAATGTGGAATTCAATTTGAAAATTTCGAAGATTTCACTAAAGGTGATGAATTAGAATTTTATAAACATGTATTTGTTAAACGAGAATTGGATTTGGAACAAAAAACTAAATAA
- a CDS encoding L7Ae/L30e/S12e/Gadd45 family ribosomal protein, with product MKVARKRGSENNMGNEYSLREQKILSYMGFAAKANKIVYGKQGVRNYIRSFQKKKVILIPRDTGSRVKLDVIKHCQIFDVPYIELNSPKSILAKALGKQNISVVGITDENIIEGILKTFQ from the coding sequence ATGAAGGTTGCACGAAAAAGGGGATCAGAAAACAACATGGGGAATGAGTATTCCTTAAGGGAACAAAAGATCTTGAGCTATATGGGGTTTGCTGCTAAAGCCAATAAGATAGTTTATGGTAAACAAGGGGTGAGGAATTATATTCGTTCATTTCAGAAGAAAAAAGTAATACTTATTCCAAGGGATACTGGTTCAAGAGTGAAATTAGATGTAATCAAACATTGTCAAATTTTCGATGTACCTTATATAGAATTGAACTCCCCAAAGTCAATTTTAGCTAAGGCTCTTGGTAAACAAAATATAAGCGTCGTCGGAATTACAGATGAAAATATTATCGAAGGAATATTGAAGACGTTCCAATAA
- a CDS encoding pyridoxal-phosphate-dependent aminotransferase family protein — protein sequence MAKLIRKNYLMAPGPTPVPIDLLLEGAKDTIHHRTPQYLDIQNKALENLKYLFQTKNNVYTLAASGTGAMEAAVANLVSPGDTAIAVNGGKFGERWCELCKAYGTNLVEIDIEWGKYVRVEQIKKELEKHPETRAVFTTLSETSTGVVHPIKEIAEIVKETNAVLVVDAISGMLAEPLKMDEWNIDVVVSGVQKGFMMPPGVAIIALSEKAMEIVENSNSHRYYFDLRAYKKSFPDSPYTPPVNLVYQLLKSTDMLKEETIENVWERHRILAEATRAATKAMNLELFAERPGNVLTAIKVPQNVDGKGIVKFLRDEWGVTFAGGQSQLKGKIIRIAHLGYMSKFDVIVAVSALEMAFNKFGFEIELGKGVKAAEEVFMKEGV from the coding sequence GTGGCAAAGTTAATAAGAAAGAACTATCTCATGGCTCCAGGGCCAACCCCTGTTCCAATCGATCTTTTATTGGAAGGTGCAAAGGATACCATCCATCATAGGACACCACAATATTTGGATATTCAAAACAAAGCTTTAGAAAATCTCAAATATCTCTTTCAAACGAAGAATAACGTATACACCTTAGCTGCGTCCGGAACAGGAGCAATGGAAGCCGCAGTTGCTAACCTCGTTTCACCTGGAGATACGGCTATTGCCGTAAATGGGGGAAAATTTGGAGAAAGATGGTGCGAATTATGTAAAGCTTACGGCACTAATTTAGTAGAAATCGATATCGAATGGGGAAAATATGTTCGAGTAGAACAAATCAAAAAAGAACTAGAAAAACATCCAGAAACAAGAGCTGTTTTCACTACCTTAAGCGAAACTTCTACAGGGGTTGTACATCCCATCAAAGAAATAGCTGAGATTGTAAAAGAAACCAATGCAGTTTTAGTTGTTGATGCTATTTCTGGAATGCTGGCCGAACCTTTAAAAATGGATGAATGGAACATTGATGTTGTAGTTTCTGGAGTTCAAAAAGGATTTATGATGCCTCCTGGCGTAGCAATAATAGCTTTAAGTGAGAAAGCAATGGAGATTGTTGAAAATTCTAACAGCCATAGATATTACTTTGACTTAAGAGCATATAAAAAGAGCTTCCCAGATTCCCCTTACACTCCTCCTGTTAACCTCGTTTACCAATTATTAAAATCAACTGACATGCTAAAAGAAGAAACAATTGAAAATGTTTGGGAAAGACACAGAATCTTAGCTGAAGCAACAAGGGCTGCTACAAAAGCTATGAACTTAGAACTTTTTGCAGAAAGACCCGGAAACGTCCTCACTGCAATAAAAGTACCACAGAATGTTGACGGTAAAGGTATAGTTAAATTTTTGAGAGATGAATGGGGAGTAACCTTTGCTGGTGGTCAGTCACAGCTAAAAGGAAAAATAATAAGAATTGCCCATCTTGGTTACATGTCAAAATTTGATGTTATTGTTGCGGTAAGTGCCTTGGAAATGGCTTTTAACAAATTTGGTTTTGAGATTGAACTAGGTAAAGGTGTAAAAGCTGCTGAAGAAGTTTTTATGAAAGAGGGGGTTTAA
- a CDS encoding D-2-hydroxyacid dehydrogenase has translation MKIHINDPLDENALKKLQKELPNVEITSEHLEKDVLKDKIKEIDVLIVRSATKVTREILEHADKLKIIGRAGMGLDNIDVDTAKSKGITVLNTPGQNSLSVAELVIGMVLDIYRHITRGTIGLKNEQWEKKQLKGLELSQKTFGIIGFGYVGKNLAKLLKGFQTNTLVFDVVNISTDELKHYNVRQVSLEELLQNSDVISLHIPKNEKTYHFISEPQIQMMKDGAVIINAARGGVLDENAVLKYLKNGKLLGVGLDVFEEEPPKGDLYKELFALPNVVATPHIGASTKEAQERVGINIVDRVVEEIRKLN, from the coding sequence ATGAAAATTCATATAAACGACCCTTTAGATGAAAATGCTTTAAAAAAGTTACAAAAGGAATTACCTAATGTTGAAATTACTTCGGAACATCTCGAAAAAGACGTTCTCAAAGATAAGATTAAAGAAATTGACGTATTGATTGTAAGAAGTGCAACTAAGGTGACGAGAGAAATATTAGAACATGCAGATAAGTTAAAGATCATAGGTAGAGCGGGCATGGGATTAGATAATATAGATGTCGATACTGCTAAATCGAAAGGAATAACCGTCTTAAATACGCCGGGGCAGAATTCTTTATCCGTTGCAGAATTGGTTATAGGGATGGTTTTAGATATTTATCGACATATTACAAGAGGAACGATCGGTCTAAAAAATGAACAATGGGAGAAAAAACAACTAAAAGGATTGGAGTTGTCCCAAAAAACCTTTGGTATCATCGGCTTTGGCTATGTAGGAAAAAATTTGGCAAAATTACTAAAAGGTTTCCAAACCAATACTCTGGTGTTTGATGTTGTTAATATAAGTACTGATGAGCTAAAGCATTATAACGTTAGACAGGTATCTTTAGAAGAATTACTCCAAAATTCTGATGTTATTTCTTTACATATTCCAAAAAACGAAAAAACTTATCATTTTATAAGTGAACCCCAAATCCAAATGATGAAAGATGGTGCAGTAATAATTAATGCTGCAAGAGGAGGTGTCCTCGACGAGAATGCTGTGCTGAAATATCTGAAAAATGGTAAGCTCCTTGGAGTAGGATTGGACGTTTTCGAAGAAGAACCTCCAAAGGGTGATCTCTACAAGGAACTTTTTGCTTTACCAAACGTTGTAGCCACACCCCATATAGGTGCTTCCACAAAAGAAGCCCAAGAACGAGTTGGAATAAATATAGTAGACAGAGTGGTAGAAGAAATTAGGAAACTGAACTAA
- a CDS encoding ferredoxin, protein MKIVIDKEACIGDAICESLCPDVFQMGDDGKAEVIDEQSDAPCVQDAIDACPTEAISIEE, encoded by the coding sequence ATGAAGATAGTTATTGACAAAGAAGCTTGTATAGGAGACGCTATATGTGAAAGTTTATGCCCAGACGTATTCCAAATGGGAGATGACGGAAAGGCCGAAGTTATTGATGAACAAAGTGACGCACCATGTGTGCAAGATGCCATAGATGCTTGTCCAACTGAAGCCATAAGTATCGAAGAATAA
- the minD gene encoding septum site-determining protein MinD: MENAKVFVITSGKGGVGKTTIVANLGATLAKKGYNVCLIDADIGLKNLDLILGLENRVVYTIMDVVSGNKTVMEALVKHKQLKNLSLLASSQIANKDLMSPQDMNNIVSKLSKHFHYIIIDSPAGIERGFQNAVSSAQHAIVVTTPDLTAISDADRVVGLLENQGYTDDHISLIVNRLKLRLVRRNEMLSADDIKEALALNLIGIIPDSEEILLSSNEGAPISTNQEAKLYSVFNNISERILGKDVPLEKDLIDVDHAPQGFIEFIKRIFRRG, encoded by the coding sequence ATGGAAAATGCAAAGGTGTTTGTTATTACCTCCGGAAAAGGAGGAGTTGGTAAAACTACTATCGTAGCTAATTTGGGGGCCACTTTAGCAAAAAAAGGTTACAATGTTTGCCTTATAGATGCAGATATTGGATTAAAAAATCTGGATTTGATTTTGGGTTTGGAAAACAGAGTAGTTTACACTATTATGGACGTTGTAAGTGGTAACAAAACCGTTATGGAAGCACTCGTAAAACACAAACAATTAAAAAATCTCTCTCTTCTGGCTTCTTCTCAAATCGCCAATAAAGATTTAATGTCTCCTCAAGATATGAACAATATAGTCTCTAAACTTTCCAAACATTTCCATTATATTATTATTGATTCTCCCGCCGGAATAGAAAGAGGATTCCAAAATGCTGTTTCATCTGCACAACACGCTATTGTTGTTACTACACCAGACCTGACTGCTATAAGCGACGCGGATAGAGTCGTAGGGTTGCTTGAAAATCAAGGTTATACAGACGACCACATTTCACTAATTGTGAATCGATTAAAATTGAGACTTGTTAGAAGAAACGAAATGCTTTCCGCTGATGATATTAAAGAAGCGTTAGCATTGAATTTAATTGGAATCATACCTGATAGTGAGGAAATTTTACTTTCTTCCAACGAAGGAGCTCCAATATCAACAAACCAGGAAGCTAAACTTTATTCGGTTTTCAATAATATAAGCGAGAGAATCTTAGGAAAAGATGTGCCGTTAGAAAAAGATTTGATAGATGTTGACCATGCCCCTCAAGGATTTATAGAATTCATCAAAAGAATATTCAGAAGAGGGTGA
- a CDS encoding secondary thiamine-phosphate synthase enzyme YjbQ codes for MTYTYSLKTHNREEMIDITSYIQESVENSKIEEGILIVYVPHTTAAVTINENADPSVRKDITNFLKNKIPKSKEYSHLESNADSHIKSTLVGPSLTLIIENGKLLLGTWQGIYFCEFDGPRNRNFIVKIIEG; via the coding sequence ATGACATACACTTATTCTTTAAAAACACATAATAGAGAAGAAATGATCGACATAACCAGCTATATTCAAGAGAGTGTCGAAAATTCAAAAATAGAAGAAGGTATTTTGATCGTATATGTCCCCCATACAACTGCCGCTGTAACAATCAACGAAAACGCAGATCCGTCTGTAAGAAAAGACATCACCAATTTTCTAAAAAATAAAATTCCTAAAAGTAAAGAATATTCTCATCTCGAAAGCAATGCTGACTCACATATAAAATCAACGCTTGTTGGACCATCTTTGACCTTAATTATTGAAAATGGAAAGCTTTTATTGGGAACCTGGCAAGGAATTTATTTCTGTGAGTTCGATGGCCCAAGAAATAGAAATTTTATTGTAAAAATAATCGAAGGTTAA
- a CDS encoding ABC transporter substrate-binding protein, translating to MRKTFVMVFLVILMTFTLFSQEVIKIGMNFELTGPVSGYGQMSRDGVLLANKLKPTVNIGGKEIKVEVVAVDNKSDKAEAANAIRRLIDHEKVVAVIGPATSSAALAAASIAEERQIPMVVNTATNPLVAQNKKYVFRTCFEDTLQGALLATFAWEELGAKNVAIMIDVAQDYVVGLANYFEKAFEQFGGTYFTEFYTTGDQDFTAQLTDALSKNPDAIFMPGYYAEIALICKQARDLGFTGPMFAGDGADAPELIQIGGEYVEGVSYTTYFHEDADLSPATKPFVEAYQKEYNRRADAFGALAYDAYMVIVNAIESAQSTDPVKIRDALAKTKNFPGVAGTITYPEGSGNPIKPAVINMVENGQFVFRTVIKPSM from the coding sequence ATGAGAAAGACTTTTGTTATGGTGTTTTTGGTAATCCTTATGACCTTCACACTTTTTAGTCAAGAAGTTATCAAAATTGGTATGAACTTTGAACTAACCGGACCTGTCTCGGGTTATGGTCAAATGTCAAGAGATGGTGTATTGTTAGCCAACAAGTTGAAACCAACAGTCAACATCGGAGGTAAAGAAATCAAAGTAGAGGTCGTAGCTGTCGACAACAAATCAGACAAAGCAGAAGCTGCCAATGCGATAAGAAGACTAATAGATCACGAAAAAGTAGTAGCAGTTATTGGGCCTGCAACAAGTTCAGCAGCCTTAGCCGCAGCTTCAATAGCAGAAGAAAGACAAATACCCATGGTGGTTAATACCGCCACTAACCCTTTAGTCGCTCAAAACAAAAAGTATGTCTTCAGGACCTGCTTTGAGGATACCTTGCAAGGTGCTCTACTTGCAACATTTGCCTGGGAGGAGCTTGGAGCTAAAAACGTCGCCATAATGATTGATGTTGCACAAGATTACGTCGTGGGACTTGCCAATTATTTTGAAAAAGCTTTTGAACAGTTTGGAGGAACCTACTTCACTGAATTTTATACAACTGGTGACCAAGATTTCACGGCTCAACTTACCGACGCTCTTTCGAAAAATCCCGATGCTATTTTTATGCCAGGATACTATGCTGAGATAGCCTTAATCTGCAAACAAGCCAGAGATTTAGGTTTCACAGGTCCCATGTTCGCTGGGGATGGTGCGGACGCGCCTGAACTAATACAAATTGGTGGAGAATACGTAGAAGGAGTATCTTATACAACTTACTTCCACGAGGATGCAGATTTATCCCCTGCTACTAAACCTTTTGTAGAGGCCTATCAAAAAGAATACAACAGAAGAGCCGACGCATTTGGAGCTTTGGCGTACGATGCTTACATGGTAATAGTTAACGCTATTGAGTCTGCACAGTCTACAGATCCTGTAAAAATTAGAGACGCTCTAGCAAAAACTAAAAACTTTCCTGGTGTAGCTGGTACAATTACGTATCCTGAAGGTTCTGGAAACCCTATAAAACCGGCGGTAATCAACATGGTTGAAAATGGACAATTTGTTTTCCGTACCGTTATAAAACCCAGCATGTGA
- a CDS encoding branched-chain amino acid ABC transporter permease, protein MTIQMFFQHLANAISLGSIYALIAIGYTMVYGILNLINFAHGDIFTFSMYFAFYAVTLFLFPWWAAFIFAIVLTTLLGATIERVAYRPLRKANAPKISGLITAIGVSFFLQNFAIVVFGGRAKSFNPQLGVYPTQFAQVLTFGDVRIPLLTFIIIGASILALLVLVWIVYRTKAGMAMRAVSKDVTAAKLMGINTDRTISQTFMLGSALAAVGGILWAMKYPQIYPYTGMIPGLKAFIAAVVGGIGSIPGAMLGGFILGVAEIMIVAFLPALAGYRDAIAYIILIIILLVKPNGLLGVEIGEKV, encoded by the coding sequence TTGACTATCCAAATGTTCTTTCAACATCTAGCCAATGCCATCTCACTTGGTAGCATATATGCACTTATTGCCATAGGTTATACTATGGTTTATGGAATACTCAATTTAATAAACTTTGCTCATGGTGACATTTTTACTTTTAGCATGTATTTTGCTTTTTATGCAGTTACTCTCTTTTTATTTCCGTGGTGGGCAGCTTTTATTTTTGCTATTGTTTTAACAACTCTATTAGGCGCTACAATCGAACGAGTTGCCTACAGACCGTTAAGAAAAGCTAATGCCCCCAAGATCTCAGGATTAATCACAGCTATTGGTGTATCATTCTTCTTACAAAACTTCGCAATAGTTGTCTTTGGTGGAAGGGCAAAATCATTCAATCCACAATTAGGAGTTTACCCAACACAATTTGCACAAGTATTAACTTTTGGAGATGTAAGGATACCTTTATTAACCTTTATTATTATAGGTGCTTCTATTCTTGCACTTCTTGTATTGGTTTGGATAGTTTATAGAACAAAAGCCGGCATGGCGATGAGAGCTGTTTCCAAAGATGTTACTGCAGCAAAATTAATGGGCATAAACACTGATAGAACTATTTCTCAAACATTTATGTTAGGGTCCGCTTTAGCAGCAGTCGGGGGTATTCTTTGGGCTATGAAATACCCTCAAATCTATCCTTATACCGGCATGATCCCCGGTTTAAAGGCATTTATAGCTGCTGTTGTCGGAGGAATAGGAAGTATTCCAGGGGCTATGCTTGGAGGTTTTATTTTAGGGGTTGCAGAAATAATGATAGTCGCATTCTTACCTGCTTTGGCAGGATATAGAGACGCTATTGCTTATATTATTTTAATAATTATTCTTCTAGTAAAACCAAACGGGCTTCTCGGTGTTGAAATAGGGGAGAAGGTGTGA
- a CDS encoding branched-chain amino acid ABC transporter permease, with the protein MEKTLSFKTKFFLTIFFILAIFLLLLTANNKASDYLILILNLMAINIIFAVSLTFINGITGIFSLGHVGFIAIGAYVSSILTLSPAQKEISFLIKPLIYPLNVIQIPFLPAIIIAGLVAAAFGYLVAAPSLRLIGDYLAIATLGLGEVVRVIANNTWSITNGALGLKSIPQYSNLWWTWGFALITVVFISSLVKSSYGRALKAIREDPVAAKSMGINVFSHQVVTFVIGSFFAGVGGALWAHLITTIDPKSFMFQKTFEILIMVVIGGLGSISGAIIGASLYTVGLEFLRVLEEPISIGPIYIPGIPGMRMVVLSLILIIIMLFWRRGIMGRNEITWDGIYKLITKLKNKSSMREDE; encoded by the coding sequence ATGGAAAAAACGCTATCTTTTAAGACCAAATTCTTTTTGACTATTTTTTTTATATTGGCAATCTTTCTATTGCTGTTGACAGCTAATAACAAAGCGAGTGATTATTTAATTTTGATATTGAATTTAATGGCAATTAATATAATATTCGCCGTAAGTTTAACCTTTATTAACGGTATTACAGGTATCTTTTCGTTAGGACATGTTGGATTCATTGCAATTGGGGCATATGTATCGTCCATTTTAACACTTTCTCCTGCTCAAAAAGAAATAAGTTTTTTGATAAAACCTTTAATATACCCTTTAAATGTTATCCAAATCCCTTTCCTACCTGCAATTATAATTGCGGGACTAGTAGCCGCAGCGTTTGGATATTTAGTTGCTGCCCCATCTCTTCGTTTAATAGGAGATTATTTAGCCATTGCAACTCTTGGATTAGGTGAAGTAGTGAGAGTTATCGCAAATAATACATGGTCTATCACAAATGGAGCTTTGGGCTTAAAAAGCATCCCACAATATTCTAACCTTTGGTGGACATGGGGGTTTGCTTTAATAACGGTAGTCTTCATTTCTAGTTTAGTTAAAAGTAGTTATGGAAGAGCTTTAAAGGCAATCAGGGAAGATCCAGTTGCTGCTAAATCTATGGGAATTAATGTTTTTTCTCATCAAGTAGTCACTTTTGTAATTGGTTCTTTTTTTGCAGGAGTTGGTGGAGCATTGTGGGCACACCTAATTACCACTATCGATCCTAAATCTTTCATGTTTCAAAAAACCTTTGAAATATTGATAATGGTGGTCATCGGTGGACTTGGGAGTATTAGTGGAGCCATAATCGGAGCTTCACTTTATACGGTAGGATTAGAGTTCCTAAGGGTTTTAGAAGAGCCTATATCGATCGGTCCTATCTACATACCAGGCATCCCGGGAATGAGAATGGTGGTTTTATCTCTCATTCTCATAATTATAATGCTATTTTGGAGAAGAGGCATAATGGGAAGAAATGAAATAACATGGGATGGCATTTATAAACTGATAACAAAATTAAAAAATAAAAGTAGTATGAGAGAGGATGAATGA
- a CDS encoding ABC transporter ATP-binding protein, producing MSNTNNNEYILEFENVTKKFGGLIAVNNFNGYLKNGELLGLIGPNGAGKTTLFNLITGIYTPDIGKILFKKQKINSKKPHEITQLGIARTFQNIRLFKDMTVLENVLVSQHLKLKSWIWLFKSVLKTPDVLKVEKEMQNEAWDLLEEVGLSIYANDKANSLPYGLQRKLEIARALATGAKLLLLDEPAAGMNPHETSELMEFIKHIRQEYKLSILIIEHDMKVIMGICERIYVLDYGKKIAEGSPEEIQKDPLVIKAYLGEELAI from the coding sequence ATGAGTAATACAAACAATAACGAATATATCTTAGAATTTGAGAATGTAACCAAAAAATTTGGAGGTTTAATAGCTGTTAACAATTTCAATGGCTATTTAAAAAATGGCGAGTTACTTGGTTTAATAGGTCCCAATGGGGCGGGGAAAACCACTCTTTTCAATTTGATTACCGGTATATACACTCCAGACATTGGAAAAATTTTATTTAAGAAACAAAAAATAAATTCTAAAAAACCTCACGAAATAACTCAGTTGGGAATTGCTAGAACTTTCCAAAATATTCGTTTGTTTAAAGATATGACAGTTTTAGAAAATGTTTTAGTTTCTCAGCATTTGAAATTGAAGAGTTGGATTTGGCTTTTTAAAAGTGTTTTAAAGACTCCTGACGTTTTAAAAGTAGAAAAAGAAATGCAAAACGAAGCCTGGGATCTTCTAGAAGAAGTCGGGTTGTCTATTTACGCTAATGACAAAGCAAACTCTCTTCCATATGGATTACAAAGAAAGTTAGAAATCGCAAGAGCACTTGCCACCGGAGCAAAACTACTTCTGTTAGACGAGCCCGCAGCAGGAATGAACCCTCATGAAACGAGTGAATTGATGGAGTTTATAAAACATATAAGACAGGAATATAAGTTATCTATTCTCATTATAGAACACGATATGAAAGTTATCATGGGAATTTGTGAGCGTATATATGTATTGGATTATGGGAAAAAAATCGCTGAAGGTAGTCCGGAGGAGATTCAAAAAGATCCTTTGGTAATAAAAGCCTATTTAGGTGAGGAGTTGGCAATATGA